A window from Shimia isoporae encodes these proteins:
- a CDS encoding DUF5333 domain-containing protein — MKHLAMTTLIASLAAGAALAKPPLREVKEIDDQIFWGILAYEISEQCASLDARKFKAVSDLWSLASKAQSMGYSRDEIKTYIRSDEEKARMRTRGEAYLASRGVSYETPETFCTFGKAEIERNSAIGAYLRAK; from the coding sequence ATGAAACATCTCGCAATGACGACCTTGATAGCGTCACTGGCGGCGGGTGCCGCGTTGGCAAAGCCGCCGCTGCGTGAGGTCAAGGAGATCGACGACCAGATTTTCTGGGGGATACTGGCCTACGAGATTTCCGAGCAGTGCGCGTCGCTTGATGCGCGCAAGTTCAAGGCGGTATCCGACCTCTGGTCGCTGGCCAGCAAGGCGCAATCCATGGGCTACAGCCGCGACGAAATCAAAACCTACATCCGCTCCGACGAGGAAAAGGCCCGCATGCGCACGCGTGGCGAGGCTTATCTGGCGAGCAGGGGGGTGTCTTATGAGACACCTGAAACCTTCTGCACCTTCGGGAAAGCGGAAATCGAACGAAACAGCGCGATCGGCGCGTATCTGAGGGCGAAATAG
- a CDS encoding DUF5337 family protein: protein MSGEGKIQKQRRQGRFAAITIAGTGVYWILAIAAGNFWDLSDRTKGLLDLIALAGFVFALVQIFRMAMDRRETKG, encoded by the coding sequence ATGAGTGGAGAGGGCAAGATCCAAAAGCAAAGGCGTCAGGGACGGTTCGCTGCGATAACTATCGCGGGAACGGGCGTCTATTGGATTTTGGCTATCGCCGCTGGCAATTTCTGGGACCTGTCAGACAGGACCAAAGGGTTGCTCGACCTAATCGCCTTGGCGGGCTTCGTGTTCGCCTTGGTGCAAATTTTTAGAATGGCGATGGATCGCCGTGAAACCAAAGGGTAA
- the nuoF gene encoding NADH-quinone oxidoreductase subunit NuoF, protein MLKDQDRIFTNLYGMHDRTLAGAKARGHWDGTAKLIQMGREQIVEHMKASGLRGRGGAGFPTGLKWSFMPKESDGRPAYLVINADESEPGTCKDREIMRHDPHTLIEGALIASFAMNAHTSYIYIRGEYIREREALQAAIDECYDAGLLGKNAAGSGWDFDLFLHHGAGAYICGEETALIESLEGKKGMPRMKPPFPAGAGLYGCPTTVNNVESIAVVPTILRRGAEWFAGFGRPNNAGTKLFGISGHVNTPCVVEEEMSISFEELIEKHCGGIRGGWDNLLAVIPGGSSVPCVRGEDMKDAIMDFDYLRGELGSGLGTAAVIVMDKQTDIIKAIWRLSKFYKHESCGQCTPCREGTGWMMRVMDRLVRGEAEVEEIDMLFDVTKQVEGHTICALGDAAAWPIQGLIKNFREEIEDRIKAQKTGRMGAMAAE, encoded by the coding sequence ATGCTCAAGGATCAGGACCGTATCTTTACCAACCTCTATGGCATGCATGACCGCACGCTGGCTGGGGCCAAAGCACGCGGCCATTGGGATGGCACCGCCAAGCTTATCCAGATGGGGCGTGAGCAGATCGTCGAACACATGAAGGCCTCCGGTCTGCGTGGACGCGGCGGTGCAGGCTTTCCGACCGGGCTGAAATGGTCCTTTATGCCCAAAGAGAGCGACGGTCGCCCGGCTTATCTCGTAATCAACGCGGACGAATCCGAACCCGGCACCTGTAAGGACCGCGAGATCATGCGTCATGATCCGCATACCCTGATCGAAGGCGCTCTGATCGCGTCCTTCGCCATGAACGCCCACACATCATACATCTACATCCGAGGCGAATACATCCGGGAGCGGGAAGCGCTACAGGCCGCCATCGACGAATGCTATGACGCTGGCTTGCTTGGCAAAAACGCCGCTGGCTCCGGCTGGGATTTCGACCTCTTCCTGCACCACGGCGCAGGGGCCTATATCTGTGGCGAAGAAACCGCTCTGATCGAAAGCCTCGAGGGCAAAAAGGGCATGCCACGCATGAAACCGCCGTTCCCTGCGGGCGCGGGTCTCTATGGCTGCCCGACGACGGTGAACAACGTGGAATCCATCGCCGTTGTGCCAACAATCCTGCGGCGCGGCGCAGAATGGTTTGCCGGTTTTGGCCGCCCCAACAACGCAGGCACCAAACTCTTTGGTATTTCCGGTCACGTGAACACGCCTTGTGTTGTCGAAGAAGAGATGTCGATCTCTTTCGAGGAACTGATCGAAAAACACTGTGGGGGCATTCGTGGCGGTTGGGACAACCTTCTTGCTGTGATCCCGGGCGGGTCTTCTGTGCCGTGCGTACGTGGCGAAGATATGAAAGACGCCATCATGGACTTTGATTACCTGCGCGGCGAACTCGGCTCTGGCCTTGGCACCGCTGCGGTGATCGTCATGGACAAGCAGACCGACATCATCAAAGCGATCTGGCGTCTGTCCAAGTTCTACAAGCACGAGAGCTGTGGCCAATGCACGCCTTGCCGCGAGGGTACCGGTTGGATGATGCGTGTGATGGACCGCCTTGTGCGCGGAGAAGCTGAAGTCGAAGAAATCGATATGCTGTTTGACGTAACCAAACAGGTGGAAGGCCATACAATTTGTGCTCTTGGCGACGCGGCTGCTTGGCCGATTCAGGGTCTGATCAAGAACTTCCGCGAAGAGATCGAAGACCGGATCAAGGCTCAGAAAACCGGGCGCATGGGCGCCATGGCGGCGGAGTAA
- a CDS encoding endonuclease — protein MSTENNNMTCTIVCWVIAAIVGVIAFMVLNGILWGFLAFILGAVVAVLLGMWMVKTFCAAAEAPASIPASTPAPAATTAPAAPAAEETAAAEAAADEAAANANAAMADEAPAEDSAEPLVKPSTELPGQKELAERKGTWKYEKPTDDTAAAPEAAPAAPAAGGADDLKVLKGVGPALEKKLHANGVTTFAQIAAWGPEDIADMDDKLSFKGRIERDGWVEQAKKLAEG, from the coding sequence ATGTCCACTGAAAACAATAATATGACTTGCACAATTGTGTGCTGGGTGATCGCCGCGATAGTCGGTGTGATCGCCTTTATGGTGCTGAATGGCATCCTGTGGGGCTTTCTTGCGTTCATCCTTGGTGCGGTTGTGGCGGTTCTTCTGGGCATGTGGATGGTGAAAACCTTTTGCGCGGCCGCCGAAGCACCTGCTTCGATCCCGGCGTCGACACCTGCACCAGCGGCGACGACGGCACCCGCAGCGCCTGCAGCTGAAGAGACTGCTGCTGCCGAGGCTGCTGCGGATGAAGCTGCTGCAAACGCGAATGCGGCCATGGCCGATGAAGCGCCCGCAGAGGACAGCGCAGAACCATTGGTCAAGCCGAGCACCGAATTGCCCGGTCAAAAAGAACTGGCCGAGCGCAAAGGCACGTGGAAATACGAAAAGCCCACTGACGATACGGCCGCAGCCCCCGAAGCTGCGCCTGCAGCGCCGGCGGCAGGTGGCGCGGATGATCTCAAAGTGCTGAAGGGCGTCGGACCCGCGCTGGAGAAGAAACTTCACGCCAACGGCGTCACAACCTTCGCACAGATCGCCGCATGGGGACCTGAAGACATCGCCGACATGGACGACAAGCTGTCGTTCAAAGGCCGCATCGAGCGTGACGGATGGGTGGAACAAGCCAAGAAGCTCGCAGAGGGCTGA